The Nitrospira sp. genomic sequence CAGTTATAGCCCTCGTTCTGGCGTCCGTGCTCGCCGTGGCAGTGCATGCAATAGTGCGCGTACAGATTTTTCCCCTTGGCCACCTGTTCGTTCTGGAACAGGGCGCACCCGGCCACACCGGCTCCGGCGGCAATCGTCGCCAGCACGCCTACGACCGCAAGTTTGTGGATTGCCATTCCCCTGTTCATGTTCATGCCGCCGGCCCTTTCTTCAGCTTTCGGATCACCACGAACTCAAATCCGGCGGCAAGCCCGATTGCCAGCACGGCATAGAGAGCGGGCGAATAGTCTGCCGGCGGATCGACCCTGAAATACCACCAGGACGACACCGCCTTCTGCCCACCCTTTTCCCTTAGCTCGCCGCTGGCAGGGTCCTTCTGACCGTCCCAAATGGCAAAAGCGATATTGCTAAACGTGCCTGGCTGGAATTGGGTATCGTGCTCCTTGTCGTCGGTGATGACCGCTCGCTTAAAGACCACCTTCCACTTGCCATTCTCATAGACGCTCTTGCCCGTGACATCCTGGGAATCCTGGACCTTCAACGTCCCGAAACCCTTGGCCGTCATATCGAGCGCCTTGCCATCCTTGTTCTTCCAATACCAGATGTTAACTGGTCCGCCTTCCACCTGTCCCATCGGCTGCCCGTGCGCAAAATGCGCCTTCTTGTCGCCGACCATGAATTCAATTGCGGCAGCATCGTCCGCATCCTGCGTCGGATCCTCATACTCCAGCAGGATCGCAACCTGCTTACCGTCGCTAAGCCCGCGGACCTTGACGTCTTTCACCGTCGCTTCCTGAATCCGCGGCTGCCAGTGTACCTGGGGAGACATAGGGAACTGCGCCGCCACGGCGGAATTCCACGCTGCGGCCGTGGGATCATCGGGCACCGAGCTGACCAGCGCCGCCCGCACCGCCACGCTCTCCTGCGCCCACGCGGAGCCCACCCCCGCCGTGCTAGCCAGCAGCGCCGCGCCTGCGAGTCCCGCTCTCCAGAGTGCCGTCTGATTCGTCATGATCCCCTTACTCCCACGTCCGGGGCTTCTGACCCGCCCCGTCGTACTCGCCCATGATGATCTTCCATATTTGCTCGTCTTTTAACTCGACCTCCCACCGCGGCATGGCGGACTTCCACGGCATGCCCTCGACAGAAAGGCCAACGCCGCCCTTCTTGATGCGCCAGAACAGATAGCTTTCCTGCAACATCGCGATCGTCGTGGGGTCCTTGAAATTAGCCGGGGGAGGATTGAAGCCGCGCGCGGCTGGCCCCTTGCCGTCAAACTGGCCATGACAGGGAGAGCAATAGGCCGCGTACAATCCCTTCCCCTGCATAATGTTCTCCGGCGTATTCGGCACGGGATTCGACAGCCCCGTAAACTCACCCGGCGGCGCCGGGTGGATGGTCCGATTTTCGGCCGGCGGCAACGCGCTGGGTGCCGTGCTCGCGTAGGTCTCATAGCCGATGAACAGCGGAAAGAGCGCCAGCACGACGAAACGAGCCGTTTGCATAGCCCCGGCCTGCCGTTCTCCGCTAATAAACCGGAACACTGGGCCAAGAAACTCTTCCATGGAGCCGCCGGTCAGGGTCTTAAAAATCATAATCCCGGCGATGGTCAGTGCGATGTACAGCGTGATGAGACTCGCCGGCAGCGGAGCCGAACCAGGCAGATTCGGCACGACCAGCTTTAGAAATAGATAGATGACCGCGATGAGGATTGCCGGCTTGATCAACGCTCCGCCCATGAGTGTGCCCTCCCCGCTTCCCGTTACTGCCCGTGAACCATGGCCACCAGGCCTGCGTCCGCCTTCATGTTCTTCTGCTTCGCCTTGTCCGTGACCGGCGTCTTGCCTGGAACCGCAGGTGCTGCTGGAACTGCAGCGGGCGCGCCGCCGGGCACTTCGATTTCAGACGGGCTGACCGTGATCGGCTCGCCGCTCATCTGCTGCAGGAATGCGATCACCGACAGAATTTCGTTCTTGGTCAGACCGATCGGGTTCTTGTTGATATACGGCATACGGGCCGGATATTCCTTGGGAACCCCCTCGTGCCGGTAATCCAGATAAATGTACGCCTGCGGCTGCGTCAGACTTTCGTACATGAACTCGCGGCTCAGCTTGGCCCCGATGCCCTTGAGATCTGGGCACCGCGCCGCTTCACTGGGCCCGATTGAATGACACAGCGCGCACTGGCCTTTGCTGAAGAAAATTTTCTGGCCGATCACCGCCATGTCATTGGCCGTCTTGATGCTAGCCACATCGAACTTTTCCTCCACCGGCGGCAGCGAGGCCATCTGCGGCACGCTCAGGGCCACCAGCGAGAAGAGCCCCAGGACGATCATCACGAACCCAATCACGCGCGGAAAGCGCGATTGGATAAAGAGCAGGATCGCGACGCCCGTTCCGACGACGCCCAGCCCGATTAACTGCAGCATTGCAACTTCGCTCATATGCCCCCGCTAGTCAGATCGAAGGTTCAAATTAATGTCCGCCACCCGCCTTCGCCTTGTCCCCCATCGTGGCCACCCAAAAGATGAAAGCGACGAGCATGCAGAACGCGAAGGTGTTTAGCGACATGAAGGCCGCCGCATATCCCAATGCTGGCGAATAGGCGTAGGGTGACGAGTCACGCATCACACCATAGATGTGCCAGTGCACGCGGGACGATGACCGCGCGTAGCCCATCAGCGTCATGAGCAGGATGACCATGATCGCGTTGAGCACCAGCGCGTAGCCGGCCCGAGGCGGCATACGCCCCCAGATCATTTCCGTGGTCGTCTTGGCGCTCTTGAGAAGCAACGCGGTCAGTGGCGTGATGGTGACCATGACGAAGAGGACGATCAGCACCTGCGCCACCGAGAAGTAGTTAATGCGGACAATGGCCGGCACAAAATAACCCCAGACGCCAAGCACAATCACAACTAGTGCTGCCACGACTAACACACCGCTCATGACCGACTTGGCCATCTTGGCCCAGGTAGCGGTTTCCTCCTTGCCCGCGCGCCAGTACATGATGAAACTCATGAACGTAACCAGAATCATGAGATTGGCGACCGTCATTTTGGCCGACATAACACCGAAAGCACCGAGCAGCGGGTGATGTGTACCGCCCAGCTTGCGTGCCTCCTCTAAGCTCGCCACGAGTGAGTGTGGCGTCATCCACACACCCAGGCACAACAAGAGAATCACCAGCATCGCCATGATCGGCTTCTTGTATTGCTGCTCCGATCCGGGAATGCGGTGCGTAATACCTAGCCAGAAATAGTAGTTTGAACCGAGGAATAGCACGCCGATGAGCATGGCTTGCAGGATGAACAGCCAGGAGAGGAATCCGCCCATCAGCGTAATGCCCATCTGCTGATTGTACTGATAGACTTCCCGCATCAACCAGTAGCCTGCGAAGGGCAGCGGCAGCAGGCCGAAGACGCCGATAAAGTTCCCGACATAGCCCATCCAGTCGTAGTGCTCACGCTCCTCCGGCGTCTTCGCCGACAGGTAGCGCACCCCGGCGTAGGCGCCACAGATGTACCCTCCCAGGACAACGTTGGCGATCAGGCGGTGGATGTTAACGGGCCACCACGTCGGATTCCACGTGGCCGCCCAGGCACGCTGCAGGTCCGTGCCTTCCGAAATGACGACGGGGCTCGCCTGAAAGGTCGCCCAGGAGTTCGGCACGACCATGATGAAGAACGCAAAGACGTTTAGCAGGAAACCCAGAAAAATATGGAACGTCTTCTTGCCGCCATCCTGCATGACATCCCAGCCGTACCAATAGAGATAGAGCGTCGCCGTTTCCAGCAGGAACAGCAGGCAGTAGACAACGAAGGACGGGAAGAAGATATCCGACAGATAGGCCATTAGCTTAGGGTAAAAGCCGATCAGCAAAAACAGGAGGATGCCGCCAAACAGGGCCGTCGTTGCATAAGAAGAGGTCAGGAGCTTGGTGAACTCCTTGGCCAGCTTGTCGTACCGCTTTTCGCCGGTCTTCCAGCCCACGACTTCGCAGAGCCAGGCAAAAATCGGCACACCCAGCACGAAACCAGCCAGCAACAGATGGAGCTGGGCAACGACCCAGACGATATTCCGACTGCCGCCTAACTGCGGAAGGTCTCGGTAGGCCGTCGCCGCCTGAGGAGCCGCCTCCTCTGCCCAGCCCGCCACGGGAAACCCCAGCGCGCCAGCCAGCAACGCCAATCCGGCGATGGACAGCATCCACCAGCCCCGGCGCGAACCCTGCTCTCCTGACAACCTGTCATGCCTCATGAACAACTCCTTCACGCCAGTGCTGGTCAGGCCTTCGACTTGCCGGCGGCCAGCTTCTTTTCAGGGGCCCTGGTCTTTTTGTTATTCTTCGCCTGTTCTTCCAGCGCCTGCACGGAGGCTTCAGCCTGCGTCAGGATACGATCGGCTTTTTGCAAGGCGTCGGCAGGCTTGAATGGAGGCGGCGCCTTTTGCTCATCTTTTTTGTACGATTCGTGCGGATGCGGCGTGGTGACGGGAATCGTCGCCCACAGCAGAAATACCAGCATCGCTCCGGCGGCTGAAAACGCGATCAGCATCAACGGCTGATCAGCCGGGACGCGCATCAAATCCCAACGGGTGATGAGTTCCGAATAGGCAGCTCCGGTAGGACGGTTGCCATCTGCCACGCGCTGCACCATCCACCCAACTACAGAACATCCGATCACGAGTAACGCCAGCAACACGGACGCCGCCGCACTGCCCCAGAGGGTGAACTCCACACTGATCCGCTCGGCA encodes the following:
- a CDS encoding cytochrome c, giving the protein MGGALIKPAILIAVIYLFLKLVVPNLPGSAPLPASLITLYIALTIAGIMIFKTLTGGSMEEFLGPVFRFISGERQAGAMQTARFVVLALFPLFIGYETYASTAPSALPPAENRTIHPAPPGEFTGLSNPVPNTPENIMQGKGLYAAYCSPCHGQFDGKGPAARGFNPPPANFKDPTTIAMLQESYLFWRIKKGGVGLSVEGMPWKSAMPRWEVELKDEQIWKIIMGEYDGAGQKPRTWE
- a CDS encoding cytochrome c, giving the protein MSEVAMLQLIGLGVVGTGVAILLFIQSRFPRVIGFVMIVLGLFSLVALSVPQMASLPPVEEKFDVASIKTANDMAVIGQKIFFSKGQCALCHSIGPSEAARCPDLKGIGAKLSREFMYESLTQPQAYIYLDYRHEGVPKEYPARMPYINKNPIGLTKNEILSVIAFLQQMSGEPITVSPSEIEVPGGAPAAVPAAPAVPGKTPVTDKAKQKNMKADAGLVAMVHGQ